The Pseudomonas kermanshahensis genome includes a window with the following:
- the queG gene encoding tRNA epoxyqueuosine(34) reductase QueG has product MSACTLDLPALAQSIKIWGQELGFAHVGIAGVDLGEHEKHLQRWLEAGYQGEMEYLAAHDGKRAHPDQLIPGTVRVVSLRMDYLPGDTQMAQRLAQPEKAYVSRYALGRDYHKLVRKRVQHLADRIQEAIGPFGYRAFVDSAPVLEKAIAEQAGLGWIGKNTLLLNRKAGSYFFLAELFVDLPLPVDDAHTSEHCGRCEACLDICPTKAFVGPYVLDARRCISYLTIELKGAIPVELRSMMGNRVFGCDDCQIVCPWNRFARPTQEQDFQPRHGLENAELAEMFLWDEKTFLRKTEGGPLRRAGYERWLRNLAVGLGNAPSTIPVIEALKARREDASALVREHVEWALERHGIQ; this is encoded by the coding sequence ATGTCCGCTTGCACACTTGACCTCCCCGCCCTGGCCCAATCCATCAAAATCTGGGGCCAAGAACTCGGTTTTGCCCATGTTGGCATCGCCGGGGTGGACCTTGGCGAGCACGAAAAGCACCTGCAGCGCTGGCTAGAAGCCGGCTATCAGGGCGAGATGGAATACCTGGCCGCTCACGATGGCAAACGCGCACACCCCGACCAGTTGATCCCCGGCACGGTAAGGGTGGTCTCGCTGCGCATGGATTACTTGCCCGGCGACACGCAGATGGCGCAACGCCTGGCCCAGCCGGAAAAGGCCTACGTATCGCGTTACGCCCTTGGCCGCGACTACCACAAGCTGGTGCGCAAGCGCGTGCAGCACCTGGCCGATCGCATCCAGGAAGCCATCGGCCCGTTCGGCTACCGGGCCTTCGTCGACAGCGCCCCGGTGCTGGAAAAGGCGATTGCCGAGCAAGCCGGGTTGGGCTGGATCGGCAAGAACACCCTGCTGCTCAATCGCAAGGCCGGCAGCTACTTCTTTTTGGCCGAGCTGTTCGTCGACCTGCCGTTGCCGGTTGACGACGCGCACACCAGCGAGCACTGCGGGCGTTGCGAGGCGTGCCTGGACATCTGCCCGACCAAAGCCTTTGTCGGGCCTTATGTGCTGGATGCCCGGCGCTGCATTTCCTACCTGACCATTGAGCTCAAGGGGGCGATCCCCGTCGAGTTGCGCTCGATGATGGGCAACCGGGTGTTTGGTTGCGACGACTGCCAGATCGTCTGCCCATGGAACCGCTTTGCCCGGCCCACGCAGGAGCAGGACTTCCAGCCGCGCCATGGGTTGGAAAATGCCGAGCTGGCCGAGATGTTCTTGTGGGACGAAAAGACCTTCCTGCGCAAGACCGAAGGCGGGCCATTGCGGCGCGCGGGGTATGAGCGCTGGTTGCGTAACCTGGCCGTGGGGTTGGGTAATGCGCCTTCGACGATCCCGGTGATCGAGGCCCTGAAGGCACGGCGCGAGGATGCCTCGGCACTGGTGCGCGAGCATGTGGAGTGGGCGCTGGAACGGCACGGTATCCAGTAG
- a CDS encoding trimeric intracellular cation channel family protein, whose product MLLMLYLIAITAEAMTGALSAGRRGMDWFGVVLIACVTALGGGSVRDVLLGHYPLTWVKHPEYLVLTSCAALLTIFIAPMMRRLRSMFLVLDALGLVAFTLIGCMTALEMGQGMLVASISGVITGVFGGILRDIFCNDIPLVFRRELYASVSFAAAWFYLGCVHFQLPAEQAMLLTLFGGFLLRLLAIRFHWEMPKFHYNDQQ is encoded by the coding sequence ATGTTGTTGATGCTCTACCTCATTGCCATCACCGCTGAAGCCATGACCGGCGCGTTGTCTGCCGGCCGCCGCGGCATGGACTGGTTCGGCGTGGTGCTGATTGCCTGTGTCACGGCCCTGGGTGGCGGCTCGGTGCGCGACGTGCTGCTCGGGCATTACCCGCTCACCTGGGTCAAGCACCCTGAGTACCTGGTGCTGACCAGTTGCGCGGCACTGCTGACGATTTTCATCGCCCCCATGATGCGCCGCTTGCGCTCGATGTTCCTGGTGCTAGACGCCCTGGGGTTGGTGGCCTTTACCTTGATCGGTTGCATGACGGCGCTGGAGATGGGGCAGGGCATGCTGGTGGCGTCGATCAGCGGCGTGATCACCGGGGTATTTGGGGGGATCTTGCGCGATATCTTCTGTAACGACATCCCGCTGGTGTTCCGTCGCGAGCTGTATGCCAGTGTGTCGTTCGCGGCGGCGTGGTTCTATCTGGGTTGTGTGCACTTCCAGTTGCCAGCAGAGCAGGCCATGTTGCTGACCTTGTTTGGCGGGTTTCTGCTGCGCTTGCTGGCGATCCGGTTCCACTGGGAAATGCCCAAGTTCCACTACAACGACCAGCAATAG
- the orn gene encoding oligoribonuclease: MQNPQNLIWIDLEMTGLDPDSDVIIEMATIVTDSDLNTLAEGPVIAIHHSDEVLARMDEWNTRTHGGSGLTQRVRESKVSMAEAEAQTIAFLEQWVPKGKSPICGNSICQDRRFLYRHMRNLENYFHYRNLDVSTLKELAARWAPNVRDSFKKGGTHLALDDIRESIAELRHYREHFIKV; encoded by the coding sequence ATGCAAAATCCACAGAACCTGATCTGGATCGACCTGGAAATGACCGGCCTGGATCCGGACAGCGACGTCATCATCGAGATGGCCACGATTGTCACCGACAGCGATCTGAACACCCTGGCCGAAGGCCCGGTGATCGCCATTCACCACAGTGACGAAGTGCTGGCGCGCATGGACGAATGGAATACCCGTACCCACGGCGGCTCGGGCCTGACCCAGCGTGTGCGCGAGAGCAAAGTCAGCATGGCCGAGGCCGAGGCCCAGACCATCGCCTTCCTCGAGCAATGGGTGCCCAAGGGCAAGTCGCCGATCTGCGGCAACAGCATCTGCCAGGACCGCCGGTTCCTGTATCGCCACATGCGCAACCTGGAAAACTACTTCCACTACCGCAACCTCGACGTCTCGACCCTTAAAGAGCTGGCCGCACGCTGGGCGCCGAATGTGCGCGACAGTTTCAAGAAGGGCGGCACCCACCTGGCGCTGGACGATATCCGCGAGTCGATTGCCGAACTGCGCCATTACCGCGAGCACTTCATCAAGGTGTGA
- the rsgA gene encoding small ribosomal subunit biogenesis GTPase RsgA yields MAKRQLNRRQNWRIEKIQNERAARAAKREQHTLQELEGGDLGPEQLGLVIAHFGVQVEVEAQDGDVAGQIFRCHLRANLPALVTGDRVVWRAGNQGIGVIVAQMPRSTELCRPNNHGQLKPVAANVDLIVIVFAPAPEPHPNLIDRYLVAAEHAGIRPLLLLNKADLINDENAPALHALLEVYRELGYPLLEVSAHQGDGMQRLQQMLDGHISVFVGQSGVGKSSLVNSLLPAADTRVGDLSEWSGQGTHTTTTARLYHFPNGGDLIDSPGIREFGLGHVSRDDVEGGFIEFRDLFGTCRFRDCKHDREPGCALLKALDEGRIKQQRMNSYRSIIASLPEDSY; encoded by the coding sequence ATGGCCAAACGCCAGCTCAATCGTCGCCAAAACTGGCGTATCGAAAAAATCCAGAACGAGCGCGCCGCTCGCGCCGCCAAACGCGAGCAGCACACGCTGCAGGAGCTGGAAGGCGGCGACCTGGGGCCAGAGCAACTGGGCCTGGTGATCGCGCACTTTGGCGTGCAGGTCGAAGTCGAGGCCCAGGACGGCGACGTGGCTGGGCAGATCTTCCGCTGCCACCTGCGGGCCAACCTGCCTGCGCTGGTCACCGGCGACCGCGTGGTCTGGCGGGCGGGCAACCAGGGCATCGGCGTTATCGTCGCGCAGATGCCGCGCAGCACCGAGCTGTGCCGGCCAAACAACCACGGCCAGCTCAAGCCGGTGGCGGCCAACGTCGACCTGATCGTGATCGTCTTCGCGCCAGCCCCCGAGCCCCACCCGAACCTGATCGACCGCTACCTGGTAGCCGCCGAACACGCCGGCATCCGCCCGTTGCTGCTGCTGAACAAGGCCGACCTGATCAACGACGAGAACGCCCCGGCGTTGCACGCGCTGCTCGAGGTCTACCGCGAACTCGGCTACCCGCTGCTGGAGGTTTCGGCCCACCAGGGTGACGGCATGCAACGCCTGCAGCAGATGCTGGACGGGCACATCAGCGTGTTCGTCGGCCAGTCGGGCGTGGGCAAGTCGTCGCTGGTCAACAGCCTGCTGCCCGCTGCCGACACCCGCGTCGGCGACCTGTCCGAATGGTCGGGCCAAGGCACGCACACCACCACCACCGCGCGCCTTTACCACTTCCCCAACGGCGGCGACTTGATCGACTCGCCGGGTATTCGCGAGTTCGGCCTGGGCCATGTCAGCCGCGATGACGTGGAAGGGGGCTTCATCGAGTTCCGCGACCTGTTCGGCACCTGCCGCTTCCGCGACTGCAAGCATGACCGCGAGCCGGGCTGTGCGCTGCTCAAGGCGCTGGACGAAGGCCGGATCAAGCAGCAACGCATGAACAGCTACCGCTCGATCATCGCCAGCCTGCCGGAAGACAGCTACTAA
- the motB gene encoding flagellar motor protein MotB produces MENNQPIIIKRVKRFGGGHHGGAWKIAFADFATAMMAFFLVLWLLSTATPEQKIAIAGYFQDPIGFSESGTPYVIDLGGSPEMAPEKTINPEVKTEPTQESTVQLNKDQVETMAEQVERERLELLLQELQNKVEENPQLQKFKDQILFEITQDGLRIQIMDAENRPMFDLGSARLQPYFEDILLAMADTIKAVPNKISVSGHTDAKPFAGTGEFGNWELSANRANAARRALVAGGYPDGQVARVVGYASSSLFDRKNPFNPVNRRIDIIVLTKKAQRDIEGEQAAPETPPAQPAPPAGAAPGASSAPAVPGAEQAPMQPRELRQKLNIFEDGTLKMDEAKEQ; encoded by the coding sequence ATGGAAAACAATCAGCCGATCATCATCAAGCGCGTCAAGCGCTTCGGCGGCGGCCATCATGGCGGCGCCTGGAAAATCGCCTTTGCCGACTTCGCCACGGCGATGATGGCGTTTTTCCTGGTGCTGTGGCTGTTATCCACAGCCACCCCCGAGCAGAAAATCGCCATTGCCGGTTACTTCCAGGACCCGATCGGCTTCTCCGAGAGTGGCACGCCCTACGTGATCGACCTGGGCGGCTCGCCCGAGATGGCGCCGGAAAAGACCATCAACCCTGAGGTGAAGACCGAGCCGACACAGGAGTCCACGGTTCAGCTGAACAAGGACCAGGTCGAGACCATGGCCGAACAGGTCGAGCGCGAGCGCCTTGAGCTGTTGCTGCAGGAACTGCAGAACAAGGTCGAAGAAAACCCGCAACTGCAGAAGTTCAAGGACCAGATCCTGTTCGAGATCACCCAGGACGGTTTGCGTATCCAGATTATGGATGCCGAGAACCGGCCGATGTTCGACCTCGGCAGTGCGCGTCTGCAGCCGTATTTCGAAGACATCCTGCTGGCCATGGCCGACACCATCAAGGCGGTGCCGAACAAGATCAGCGTCAGCGGCCACACCGATGCCAAGCCGTTCGCCGGCACCGGTGAGTTCGGCAACTGGGAGTTGTCGGCCAACCGTGCCAACGCGGCGCGGCGTGCGCTGGTTGCCGGGGGCTATCCGGATGGGCAAGTGGCCCGGGTGGTGGGTTATGCGTCGTCGTCGTTGTTCGACCGCAAGAACCCGTTCAACCCGGTCAACCGGCGTATCGACATCATCGTGCTGACCAAGAAGGCCCAGCGTGACATCGAAGGTGAGCAGGCTGCGCCCGAAACGCCTCCGGCCCAGCCAGCACCGCCTGCCGGCGCCGCGCCAGGGGCTTCTTCGGCCCCCGCTGTGCCGGGCGCAGAGCAAGCGCCGATGCAGCCACGCGAGCTGCGTCAGAAGCTGAACATCTTCGAAGATGGCACGCTGAAGATGGACGAAGCCAAGGAGCAGTAA
- the motA gene encoding flagellar motor stator protein MotA produces the protein MAKIIGIIVVFASVLGGYVLSHGKIAALIQPFEVLIIGGAAFGAFLQANPGHMTMHVIKKSMKMFGSRFSHAFYLEVLGLVYEILNKSRREGMMAIESDIEDAAASPIFAKYPTVLADERMTAFVCDYLRIMSTGNMAPHELEGLFDMELLSMKEELEHPSHAVTGIADGMPGFGIVAAVLGIVVTMASLGDGDQAAIGMHVGAALVGTFFGILAAYGFFGPLAKCLEHDAKEELNLYESIKASLVASASGMPPSLAVEFGRKVLYPKHRPSFAELEQAVRGR, from the coding sequence ATGGCTAAAATTATCGGCATCATCGTCGTATTCGCGAGCGTGCTCGGCGGATACGTGCTCTCCCACGGCAAGATTGCGGCGCTGATCCAGCCGTTCGAAGTACTGATCATCGGCGGTGCGGCCTTCGGTGCATTCTTGCAGGCCAACCCTGGCCACATGACCATGCACGTCATCAAGAAGTCGATGAAGATGTTCGGGTCGCGCTTCTCCCATGCCTTCTACCTGGAAGTGCTGGGCCTGGTGTACGAGATCCTCAACAAGAGCCGTCGTGAAGGCATGATGGCCATCGAGAGTGATATCGAGGACGCCGCAGCCAGCCCGATCTTCGCCAAGTACCCCACCGTGCTGGCGGATGAGCGCATGACGGCGTTCGTCTGCGACTACTTGCGCATCATGTCCACCGGCAACATGGCCCCGCACGAGCTCGAAGGCTTGTTCGACATGGAGCTGCTGAGCATGAAGGAAGAGCTCGAACACCCCTCCCACGCGGTGACCGGCATTGCCGACGGCATGCCCGGCTTCGGTATCGTTGCGGCGGTACTGGGTATCGTGGTGACCATGGCCTCGCTGGGCGACGGCGACCAGGCGGCCATCGGCATGCACGTCGGTGCGGCGTTGGTCGGTACGTTCTTCGGTATCTTGGCGGCCTATGGCTTCTTCGGCCCCTTGGCCAAGTGCCTGGAGCACGATGCCAAGGAAGAGCTCAACCTTTATGAGTCGATCAAGGCCTCGCTGGTCGCGTCGGCCTCTGGCATGCCGCCATCCCTGGCTGTGGAATTCGGGCGCAAGGTGCTCTACCCGAAACACCGCCCAAGTTTTGCCGAGCTGGAACAAGCGGTTCGCGGTCGCTGA
- a CDS encoding HDOD domain-containing protein, protein MPIETKVPAQPPRTLEAWVKLLESVRIPVPKHSHDRVIAAINDSRRSLRDIAELMQDSPALVLSVLREANHPTNASQAEPAESLEIALNRLGLARTEQLLKRLPSVPVEEIPPVLSQFQLISQHASQQASGLFASRLARLWQEIHWGSLLFLSPLWPLALAYPKLLDTWELRVIHKGEDAAQVEEELFGVRIMALCRTMAEYWRLPQWVTQGYRLLLEEREQLAQVLSIARDEDLLSQQHRLDAEPGLRRWFNQPANTVLLANNLALAAQVGWDNPHLLRWQLLTALYLQTSLEDVQQQVHQQAAASARRHARHALFHPAEALIWPWHQRRPHPDMLAPPPPSSDDLARWRKLCQDLLAQPSPFTNTVHLATQAREALLACGMQRILLLSLDKASDYLRVQQTAGLPKEAGALALQVSQNKLLQKLMAQAGQLRITPENHSQFSALLPAPLRALFRSEHVLLRSLAVNDQVLMLMVADQGCRPLADISVQAFGKTAQCIERALSVFANRKG, encoded by the coding sequence ATGCCAATTGAAACCAAGGTGCCCGCTCAGCCGCCGCGTACGTTAGAGGCTTGGGTAAAGCTGCTGGAGAGTGTCCGCATCCCCGTGCCGAAGCACAGTCACGACCGGGTAATCGCTGCCATCAATGACAGCCGCCGCTCGCTGCGCGATATCGCCGAACTGATGCAGGACAGCCCGGCATTGGTGCTTTCCGTGCTGCGTGAGGCCAATCACCCGACCAACGCCAGCCAGGCCGAGCCTGCCGAGAGCCTGGAAATCGCCCTTAACCGGCTGGGCCTGGCCCGCACCGAGCAGTTGCTCAAGCGCCTGCCCTCCGTGCCCGTCGAAGAAATCCCGCCAGTGCTCAGCCAGTTCCAGCTGATCAGCCAGCACGCTTCGCAGCAGGCCAGCGGCCTGTTCGCCAGCCGCCTGGCACGGCTGTGGCAGGAAATTCACTGGGGCAGCCTGCTGTTCCTGTCACCCCTGTGGCCGCTGGCACTGGCCTACCCCAAGCTGCTCGACACCTGGGAGCTGCGGGTTATCCACAAAGGCGAGGACGCCGCACAGGTAGAAGAAGAACTGTTTGGCGTGCGCATCATGGCGCTGTGCCGGACCATGGCGGAGTACTGGCGCTTGCCGCAGTGGGTAACCCAGGGTTACCGCCTGCTGCTGGAAGAACGCGAACAACTGGCCCAGGTGCTGAGTATCGCCCGCGACGAAGACCTGCTCAGCCAGCAACACCGCCTGGATGCCGAGCCGGGCCTGCGCCGCTGGTTCAACCAGCCGGCCAACACCGTGCTGCTGGCCAACAACCTTGCGCTGGCGGCGCAGGTGGGCTGGGACAACCCGCACCTGCTGCGTTGGCAGCTGCTGACTGCGCTCTACCTGCAAACCTCGCTGGAAGACGTGCAGCAGCAAGTGCACCAGCAGGCTGCGGCCAGCGCCCGCCGCCACGCCAGGCATGCCCTGTTCCACCCGGCGGAAGCACTGATCTGGCCCTGGCACCAGCGCCGCCCGCACCCGGACATGCTAGCCCCACCACCGCCCAGTAGCGACGACCTGGCGCGCTGGCGCAAGCTGTGCCAGGACCTGTTGGCCCAGCCCAGCCCGTTCACCAATACCGTGCACCTGGCCACCCAGGCCCGCGAAGCCCTACTGGCCTGCGGCATGCAACGCATCCTGCTGCTGAGCCTGGACAAGGCCAGCGACTACTTGCGCGTGCAACAGACCGCCGGCTTGCCCAAAGAAGCCGGAGCCCTGGCCCTGCAGGTGTCGCAAAACAAACTGCTGCAAAAGCTGATGGCCCAGGCCGGACAGTTGCGCATCACCCCGGAAAACCACAGCCAGTTCTCGGCCCTGCTGCCCGCCCCGCTGCGCGCCCTGTTCCGCAGCGAGCACGTGCTGCTGCGCTCGCTGGCGGTAAACGATCAGGTGCTGATGCTGATGGTGGCCGACCAGGGCTGCCGGCCATTGGCCGATATCAGCGTGCAAGCCTTTGGTAAAACCGCGCAATGCATCGAGCGCGCGCTGTCGGTGTTTGCCAACCGCAAGGGCTGA
- a CDS encoding rhodanese-like domain-containing protein, with protein sequence MTDFSGLPLVIEAADLLPRLDSPQLILVDLSSANRYVSGHIPGARFVEGKRTQLGQPPAPGLLPALGDLEKLFSELGHRDDAVYVVYDDEGGGWAGRFIWLLDVIGHKAYHYLNGGIQAWPADTLVTDVPAPANTPVRLHVHGEPTATREYLQSRLGADDLVIWDARGPQEYSGEKVLAAKGGHIPGAINFEWTAGMDLNDHLRIRQDIADVLEKLGITPDKEVITHCQTHRRSGFTYLVAKSLGYPRVKAYAGSWSEWGNHPDTPVEV encoded by the coding sequence ATGACTGACTTTTCCGGCCTGCCCCTGGTGATCGAAGCCGCAGACCTGCTGCCGCGCCTGGATTCGCCACAGCTGATCCTGGTCGACCTGAGCAGCGCCAACCGCTATGTCAGCGGCCATATCCCCGGCGCACGCTTCGTCGAGGGCAAGCGCACCCAGCTGGGCCAGCCTCCTGCGCCCGGCCTGCTGCCGGCCTTGGGCGATCTGGAAAAACTGTTCAGCGAACTCGGCCACCGCGACGACGCCGTCTATGTGGTGTATGACGATGAAGGCGGCGGCTGGGCCGGGCGCTTCATCTGGTTGCTCGACGTGATCGGCCACAAGGCTTACCACTACCTCAATGGTGGTATCCAGGCCTGGCCGGCAGACACGCTGGTGACCGACGTACCGGCGCCGGCGAACACGCCCGTACGCTTGCACGTGCATGGCGAGCCAACCGCCACCCGCGAATACCTGCAAAGCCGCCTGGGCGCCGATGACCTGGTCATCTGGGACGCCCGCGGCCCGCAGGAATACAGCGGCGAGAAGGTTCTGGCGGCCAAAGGCGGTCATATTCCCGGCGCGATCAACTTCGAGTGGACTGCCGGCATGGACCTCAATGACCACCTGCGCATCCGCCAGGACATCGCCGACGTCCTCGAAAAGCTGGGCATCACCCCCGACAAGGAAGTGATCACCCACTGCCAGACCCACCGCCGCTCCGGTTTCACCTACCTGGTGGCCAAATCCCTCGGCTACCCACGCGTCAAGGCCTACGCCGGCTCGTGGAGCGAATGGGGCAACCACCCGGACACGCCTGTAGAAGTCTAA
- the asd gene encoding archaetidylserine decarboxylase (Phosphatidylserine decarboxylase is synthesized as a single chain precursor. Generation of the pyruvoyl active site from a Ser is coupled to cleavage of a Gly-Ser bond between the larger (beta) and smaller (alpha chains). It is an integral membrane protein.), with translation MKSRLFIISQYLLPHHLLSRLAGCIAECRARWFKNAFTAWFAKRYQVNMSEALVEDLSAYEHFNAFFTRALKPGARPLDETPGAILCPADGAVSQLGPIEHGRIFQAKGHGFSAQELLGGDPAMAAPFMGGEFATIYLSPKDYHRVHMPLAGTLREMVYVPGRLFSVNQTTAENVPELFARNERVVCLFDTERGPMAVVLVGAMIVASIETVWAGLVTPPKRELKTFRYDEGSRAPIHLEKGAELGRFKLGSTAIVLFGPEQVKWAESLGAGSAVRMGQLLAAPAEA, from the coding sequence ATGAAATCCCGTTTGTTCATCATCAGCCAGTACCTGCTGCCGCACCACCTGCTGTCGCGGCTGGCCGGCTGCATTGCCGAGTGCCGTGCACGCTGGTTCAAAAATGCCTTCACCGCCTGGTTTGCCAAGCGCTACCAGGTGAACATGTCCGAGGCCCTGGTCGAAGACCTGAGCGCTTACGAACACTTCAACGCCTTCTTCACCCGTGCCCTGAAGCCCGGCGCCCGTCCGCTGGACGAAACGCCCGGTGCCATCCTGTGCCCGGCCGACGGCGCGGTCAGCCAGCTTGGCCCGATCGAGCACGGCCGCATCTTCCAGGCCAAGGGCCACGGCTTCAGCGCGCAAGAGCTGCTGGGCGGCGATCCAGCCATGGCTGCGCCGTTCATGGGCGGTGAGTTTGCCACCATCTACCTGTCGCCGAAGGACTACCACCGTGTGCACATGCCGCTGGCCGGCACCCTGCGCGAGATGGTGTACGTGCCGGGCCGCCTGTTCTCGGTGAACCAGACCACTGCAGAAAACGTCCCCGAGCTGTTTGCCCGTAACGAGCGTGTGGTGTGCCTGTTCGACACCGAGCGTGGGCCGATGGCCGTGGTGCTGGTAGGTGCGATGATCGTCGCCTCGATCGAGACGGTCTGGGCCGGTTTGGTAACCCCGCCCAAGCGTGAGCTGAAGACCTTCCGTTACGACGAAGGCAGCCGCGCGCCGATCCACTTGGAAAAAGGCGCCGAGCTGGGCCGCTTCAAACTGGGTTCGACCGCCATCGTGCTGTTCGGGCCAGAGCAGGTGAAGTGGGCAGAAAGCCTGGGTGCCGGTTCGGCGGTGCGCATGGGGCAGCTACTGGCAGCGCCTGCCGAAGCCTGA
- the serB gene encoding phosphoserine phosphatase SerB, whose translation MREIVLINITGEDRPGLTAAITGVLLQGGVNILDIGLAVMHGTLSFGILVDIPDNEVATNLLQSVQAKAHELNLQARYTPISEADYQHWADGHGEARHIVTLLSRKITPEQLQRVSAVISQYGLTIERIERLSARVGLDADTEKGKAAVEISVRGEPSDAQALRADFFALAEALSIDIAFQKDDLFRRNRRLAVFDMDSTLIEAEVIDELAKAAGVGEQVAAITERAMRGELDFRASFKERMALLKGLDVGVLDEIGASLRLTEGAENLFAELKRLGYKTAILSGGFTYFARQVQARLGIDYVFANELEVVDGKVTGVAVEPIVDAQRKAELLQQLASEEGLQLDQTIAVGDGANDLPMLSLAGLGVAFRAKPLVRQSAKQAISTLGLDGVLYLLGLRDRDARG comes from the coding sequence TTGCGCGAAATCGTCCTGATCAACATCACAGGTGAAGACCGTCCCGGTCTCACCGCGGCCATCACCGGCGTCCTGCTGCAGGGTGGTGTGAACATCCTCGACATCGGCCTGGCGGTCATGCACGGCACCTTGTCGTTCGGCATTCTGGTCGATATCCCGGACAACGAAGTGGCCACCAACCTGCTGCAAAGCGTGCAGGCCAAGGCCCATGAGCTCAATCTGCAGGCACGTTACACGCCGATTTCCGAGGCTGATTACCAGCATTGGGCCGATGGCCACGGTGAGGCGCGTCATATCGTCACCCTGCTCAGTCGCAAGATTACCCCAGAGCAGCTGCAACGGGTCAGCGCGGTCATCAGCCAGTACGGCCTGACCATCGAGCGCATCGAGCGACTGTCTGCCCGTGTGGGCCTGGATGCCGACACCGAGAAGGGCAAGGCGGCTGTCGAGATTTCCGTGCGCGGCGAGCCGAGCGATGCCCAGGCCTTGCGTGCAGACTTCTTCGCCCTGGCTGAAGCGTTGAGCATCGACATCGCCTTCCAGAAGGACGACTTGTTCCGTCGCAACCGCCGCCTGGCGGTGTTCGACATGGACTCGACGCTGATCGAGGCCGAGGTCATTGACGAACTGGCCAAGGCCGCCGGCGTCGGCGAGCAAGTGGCTGCAATCACTGAGCGGGCCATGCGCGGCGAGCTGGACTTCCGCGCCAGCTTCAAAGAGCGCATGGCGTTGCTCAAGGGCCTGGACGTGGGCGTGCTGGATGAGATCGGTGCCTCGCTGCGCCTGACCGAAGGTGCCGAGAACCTGTTCGCCGAGCTCAAGCGCCTGGGCTACAAGACTGCGATTCTGTCGGGTGGCTTTACGTACTTCGCCCGACAGGTGCAGGCGCGCCTGGGCATCGATTACGTGTTCGCCAACGAGCTGGAAGTGGTCGACGGCAAGGTAACTGGCGTGGCCGTTGAACCTATCGTCGATGCGCAGCGCAAGGCTGAGCTGCTGCAGCAGTTGGCCAGCGAAGAGGGCTTGCAACTGGACCAGACCATCGCCGTGGGTGATGGTGCCAATGACCTGCCGATGCTGTCCTTGGCAGGCCTGGGCGTGGCGTTCCGTGCCAAGCCGCTGGTACGTCAATCGGCCAAGCAGGCGATTTCGACCCTGGGGCTGGACGGTGTGCTGTACCTGCTGGGGCTGCGTGACCGCGACGCGCGCGGCTGA